In a single window of the Engystomops pustulosus unplaced genomic scaffold, aEngPut4.maternal MAT_SCAFFOLD_241, whole genome shotgun sequence genome:
- the LOC140110293 gene encoding SAYSvFN domain-containing protein 1-like: MEQRLAEFRARKAKIQTKPVESNSGEGGTGSGPRTKTLIQKAKDQILSACNKWRNPEPAAQAMSQAMSQARTEVLSVMAGEAEPVDSSMWKVVLLLKVLLWLALLGLFVELEFGLAYFLLSMFYWLYEGTRRPGRRKEGEKSAYSVFNPGCEAIQGTLTAEQFERELQYRPLAGT; encoded by the exons ATGGAGCAGAGGCTGGCAGAATTCAGAGCAAGAAAAGCCAAAATTCAGACGAAACCTGTGGAAAGTAactcgggggaggggggcaccGGCTCCGGGCCAAGGACAAAaacattgatacagaaagcaaaaGACCAAATACTCAGCGCGTGCAACAAGTGGAGAAACCCGGAGCCGGCGGCCCAGGCCATGTCCCAGGCCATGTCCCAGGCCAGGACTGAG GTGCTGTCTGTAATGGCAGGCGAGGCTGAGCCCGTGGACTCGTCTATGTGGAAGGTCGTCCTCCTGCTGAAGGTCCTGCTGTGGCTGGCGCTGCTCGGACTCTTTGTAGAACTTGAGTTTGGGCTGGCTTACTTTCTCCTTTCCATGTTCTATTGGTTGTATGAAGGAACTCGTCGGCCGGGCcggaggaaggagggggagaaGAGCGCATACTCCGTCTTCAACCCCGGCTGTGAGGCCATTCAGGGGACGCTGACTGCAGAGCAATTCGAGAGAGAACTGCAGTACAGACCCCTGGCCGGGACCTAG